The Piliocolobus tephrosceles isolate RC106 chromosome 2, ASM277652v3, whole genome shotgun sequence genome window below encodes:
- the CPOX gene encoding oxygen-dependent coproporphyrinogen-III oxidase, mitochondrial: MASQLGRLSVGPCWRVARGGCGGLRAWSQCGGGGGLRAWSQHSGARRICRPPGPAGTEQSRGLGHGPTARGGPWLGTGLAAALAGLVGLAAAALGHVQRAEMLPKSSGTRAPSLGRSEEEDELARRCGSFMAPPVTDLGELRRRPGDMKTKMELLILETQAQVCQALAQVDGGASFSVDRWERKEGGGGISCVLQDGCVFEKAGVSISVVHGNLSEEAAKQMRSRGKVLKTKDGKLPFCAMGVSSVIHPKNPHAPTIHFNYRYFEVEEADGNKQWWFGGGCDLTPTYLNQEDAVHFHRTLKEACDQHGPELYPKFKKWCDDYFFIAHRGERRGIGGIFFDDLDSPSKEEVFRFVQSCAKAVVPSYIPLVKKHCDDSFTPQEKLWQQLRRGRYVEFNLLYDRGTKFGLFTPGSRIESILMSLPLTARWEYMHSPSENSKEAEILEVLRHPRDWVC; encoded by the exons ATGGCCTCGCAGCTGGGCAGGCTGAGCGTCGGCCCCTGCTGGCGCGTGGCGCGGGGCGGCTGCGGAGGGCTCCGCGCCTGGTCCCAGTGCGGCGGCGGCGGAGGGCTTCGAGCCTGGTCCCAGCACAGCGGAGCCAGACGCATCTGCCGGCCCCCTGGCCCGGCTGGCACGGAGCAGAGCCGCGGGCTGGGGCACGGCCCGACGGCGAGAGGCGGCCCCTGGCTGGGGACAGGGCTGGCCGCGGCGCTGGCGGGGTTGGTGGGGCTGGCAGCTGCTGCCCTCGGGCATGTGCAGCGGGCGGAGATGTTGCCTAAGAGCTCGGGGACGCGGGCCCCTTCGCTGGGGAGGTCGGAGGAGGAGGATGAGCTGGCCCGCCGCTGCGGCAGCTTCATGGCCCCGCCTGTGACCGACCTGGGCGAGCTGCGAAGGAGGCCGGGCGACATGAAGACCAAGATGGAGCTGTTGATCCTGGAGACCCAGGCCCAGGTGTGTCAGGCTCTGGCACAGGTAGACGGGGGCGCCAGCTTTTCTGTGGACCggtgggagaggaaggaag GAGGTGGTGGCATCAGCTGTGTACTTCAAGATGGGTGTGTTTTCGAAAAGGCTGGGGTGAGCATTTCTGTTGTTCATGGAAATCTTTCAGAGGAAGCTGCAAAACAAATGAGAAGCAGAGGAAAAGTTCTGAAGACTAAAGATG GTAAATTGCCATTTTGTGCTATGGGCGTGAGCTCTGTTATCCACCCCAAGAATCCTCATGCTCCTACTATCCATTTCAACTACAGATACTTTGAAGTAGAAGAGGCTGATG GCAACAAGCAGTGGTGGTTTGGTGGTGGATGTGACCTCACTCCAACATACTTGAACCAAGAAGACGCTGTCCATTTTCACAGAACTCTAAAGGAGGCTTGTGACCAGCATGGTCCAGAGCTCTaccccaaatttaaaaaatg GTGTGATGATTACTTCTTTATAGCCCATCGTGGGGAGCGGCGGGGCATTGGTGGTATCTTTTTTGATGATCTTGACTCTCCGTCCAAGGAGGAGGTGTTTCGCTTTGTACAGAGCTGTGCCAAGGCTGTAGTTCCTTCTTATATTCCCCTTGTGAAAAAGCACTGTGATGACTCATTCACGCCCCAGGAGAAGCTGTGGCAGCAGCTCAGAAGAGGACG GTATGTAGAATTTAATCTGCTGTATGATCGGGGCACAAAGTTTGGCCTCTTCACTCCAGGATCCAGAATTGAAAGTATCTTGATGTCTTTACCTCTAACTGCCCG ATGGGAGTACATGCATTCCCCCTCAGAGAATTCCAAAGAAGCTGAAATTCTGGAAGTTCTACGCCATCCAAGGGACTGGGTGTGCTGA